A genome region from Oenanthe melanoleuca isolate GR-GAL-2019-014 chromosome 2, OMel1.0, whole genome shotgun sequence includes the following:
- the CLDN12 gene encoding claudin-12 → MGCRDVHAATVLAFLSGTASVAGLLAAVLLPNWRQMRLYTYNKNERNVTVYTGLWIKCARFDGSRDCVIYDPQWYTAVDQLDLRVLQFALPLSMFTAVSALFLCMIGMCNTAFVSSVPNVKLAKCLVNSAGCHLVAGLLFLLACAICLTPSIWVIFYNNYLNRKYEPVFSFDISVFIAIASAGGLFFTSILLFLWYCACKSLPSPFWQPLYSHAPSMHSYASQPYSARSRLSAVEIDIPVVTHSS, encoded by the coding sequence ATGGGCTGCCGGGATGTTCACGCAGCGACCGTACTGGCCTTCCTCAGTGGAACAGCCTCAGTGGCTGGGCTCCTTGCAGCAGTTCTGCTGCCAAACTGGAGGCAAATGAGACTGTACACGTACAACAAGAATGAGAGGAATGTGACCGTTTACACTGGACTCTGGATTAAGTGCGCGCGCTTTGATGGGAGCAGAGACTGTGTGATCTATGACCCGCAGTGGTACACGGCTGTCGATCAGCTGGATTTGCGTGTTCTTCAGTTTGCCCTTCCTCTGAGTATGTTTACTGCTGTCTCAGCTCTGTTCCTCTGCATGATTGGCATGTGTAACACAGCCTTTGTATCGAGCGTGCCCAACGTCAAACTGGCCAAGTGCCTGGTAAACAGCGCAGGCTGCCATCTCGTGGCCGGCCTCTTGTTCCTGCTTGCCTGTGCCATTTGTCTCACTCCGTCCATCTGGGTCATTTTTTATAACAATTATCTGAACAGAAAATACGAGCCCGTCTTCAGCTTTGACATCTCTGTATTTATTGCCATTGCCAGTGCTGGCGGTCTGTTTTTCACTTCCATCTTGCTGTTCCTGTGGTACTGTGCATGCAAAAGcctcccttctcctttctgGCAGCCCTTGTATTCCCACGCCCCCAGCATGCACAGCTATGCCTCTCAGCCCTACTCCGCACGTTCTCGCCTCTCTGCCGTAGAAATTGACATTCCTGTTGTGACACATTCATCTTAA
- the GTPBP10 gene encoding GTP-binding protein 10 isoform X2, whose protein sequence is MGYPNLGGEGGRGGDVWFVARERTTLKSIREKYPQKRFVAGTGANSSVKALKGEKGKDCEVHVPLGISVLDDDGKQIGELNAAGERFLAARGGLGGSLATNFLPCKGQRRTVHLDLKLIADVGLVGFPNAGKSSLLSKISHAKPEIANYAFTTIQPELGKIMYPDYKQISVADLPGLIEGAHANKGMGHKFLKHVERTKQLLLVVDISGFQLSIKTPFRTAFETILLLTKELELYKEELLTKPALLAINKMDLPCAEDNLDELMTQLENPQDFLHLLEEEMIPANTLEFREVIPISTYTGEGIEELKTCLRKSIDEEAEQVNEDYRKKKLLLLQTSKQEQMNRNWHS, encoded by the exons ATGGGTTATCCTAAtctgggaggggaaggaggaagaggtggtGATGTCTGGTTCGTTGCCCGAGAAAGGACTACCTTAAAGAGCATTAGGGAGAAGTATCCCCAGAAGAGATTTGTAGCTGGAACGGGAGCCAACAGCAG TGTTAAAGCTCTAAaaggtgaaaaaggaaaagattgtGAAGTTCATGTCCCTTTGGGAATTTCAGTTCTTGATGATGATGGCAAGCAGATTG gagAGCTTaatgcagcaggagagagatTCTTAGCAGCTCGTGGAGGTCTTGGAGGCTCTTTGGCTACAAACTTTCTGCCTTGCAAAGGTCAGAGGAGAACTGTTCACCTTGATTTGAAACTTATAGCAGATGTTGGCTTAGTTGG GTTTCCAAATGCAGGAAAGTCATCCTTGTTAAGCAAGATTTCTCATGCCAAACCTGAGATTGCAAATTATGCAT TCACTACAATACAGCCTGAACTAGGAAAGATCATGTATCCAGATTATAAGCAG ATTTCAGTAGCTGATCTCCCCGGACTGATTGAAGGTGCACATGCAAACAAAGGAATGGGCCACAAATTTCTCAAACATGTAGAAAGAACTAAACAGCTTCTCTTAGTT GTTGATATTTCTGGATTCCAGCTGTCTATCAAGACTCCGTTCAGAACAGCCTTTGAAACAATATTGCTTCTAACAAAG gaacTGGAACTGTACAAAGAGGAACTTTTAACAAAGCCTGCACTTCTTGCCATTAATAAAATGGATTTGCCATGTGCAGAGGATAACTTGGATGAGCTTATGACACAACTAGAGAATCCTCAGG ACTTTTTGCACTTACTGGAGGAAGAAATGATTCCAGCAAATACTCTTGAATTCAGGGAGGTGATTCCTATATCAACGTATACTGGAGAAGGAATTGAGGAACTCAAAACATGTCTAAGAAAATCCATAGATGAGGAAGCTGAGCAGGTGAATGAAGACTATCGGAAAAAGAAACTCCTGCTTTTACAAACTTCCAAACAAGAACAAATGAATAGAAACTGGCATTCCTGA
- the GTPBP10 gene encoding GTP-binding protein 10 isoform X1 has translation MVRCGAAALRKYSNFIDDLRVYVRGGTGGMGYPNLGGEGGRGGDVWFVARERTTLKSIREKYPQKRFVAGTGANSSVKALKGEKGKDCEVHVPLGISVLDDDGKQIGELNAAGERFLAARGGLGGSLATNFLPCKGQRRTVHLDLKLIADVGLVGFPNAGKSSLLSKISHAKPEIANYAFTTIQPELGKIMYPDYKQISVADLPGLIEGAHANKGMGHKFLKHVERTKQLLLVVDISGFQLSIKTPFRTAFETILLLTKELELYKEELLTKPALLAINKMDLPCAEDNLDELMTQLENPQDFLHLLEEEMIPANTLEFREVIPISTYTGEGIEELKTCLRKSIDEEAEQVNEDYRKKKLLLLQTSKQEQMNRNWHS, from the exons ATGGTGCGCTGCGGCGCGGCGGCGCTGCGCAAG TACAGCAACTTCATAGACGATTTGCGGGTCTATGTGAGAGGAGGAACTGGTGGAATGGGTTATCCTAAtctgggaggggaaggaggaagaggtggtGATGTCTGGTTCGTTGCCCGAGAAAGGACTACCTTAAAGAGCATTAGGGAGAAGTATCCCCAGAAGAGATTTGTAGCTGGAACGGGAGCCAACAGCAG TGTTAAAGCTCTAAaaggtgaaaaaggaaaagattgtGAAGTTCATGTCCCTTTGGGAATTTCAGTTCTTGATGATGATGGCAAGCAGATTG gagAGCTTaatgcagcaggagagagatTCTTAGCAGCTCGTGGAGGTCTTGGAGGCTCTTTGGCTACAAACTTTCTGCCTTGCAAAGGTCAGAGGAGAACTGTTCACCTTGATTTGAAACTTATAGCAGATGTTGGCTTAGTTGG GTTTCCAAATGCAGGAAAGTCATCCTTGTTAAGCAAGATTTCTCATGCCAAACCTGAGATTGCAAATTATGCAT TCACTACAATACAGCCTGAACTAGGAAAGATCATGTATCCAGATTATAAGCAG ATTTCAGTAGCTGATCTCCCCGGACTGATTGAAGGTGCACATGCAAACAAAGGAATGGGCCACAAATTTCTCAAACATGTAGAAAGAACTAAACAGCTTCTCTTAGTT GTTGATATTTCTGGATTCCAGCTGTCTATCAAGACTCCGTTCAGAACAGCCTTTGAAACAATATTGCTTCTAACAAAG gaacTGGAACTGTACAAAGAGGAACTTTTAACAAAGCCTGCACTTCTTGCCATTAATAAAATGGATTTGCCATGTGCAGAGGATAACTTGGATGAGCTTATGACACAACTAGAGAATCCTCAGG ACTTTTTGCACTTACTGGAGGAAGAAATGATTCCAGCAAATACTCTTGAATTCAGGGAGGTGATTCCTATATCAACGTATACTGGAGAAGGAATTGAGGAACTCAAAACATGTCTAAGAAAATCCATAGATGAGGAAGCTGAGCAGGTGAATGAAGACTATCGGAAAAAGAAACTCCTGCTTTTACAAACTTCCAAACAAGAACAAATGAATAGAAACTGGCATTCCTGA